CACAACTAATGaaccatgacaaaaaaaaaattatatgtggaAACTTTGCTCCTATGACAAGCAGAAAATCAAAAGCAATTTCAGTTTCAAATGAAATACCAGGCACATCAGATAGCATCAGATTGAGGAGTAGCCTTCTTCGAATTTCTTGGGCATGGTGAACTTCACGCAAAAAGATTGCATGCTCTTTAACACCATTTATACCAAAAGTTGAGgcctctgctccagctgcaataacCAACTTGTCATACGATACCGTAAATTTCCATGGTTCCACAGCATCTCTAACACCCCCTTGATCAGTAACAGATTCACAATGTACCTTGTATTATGACAAGAAAAAAGTCAAACTGCAATGTCATTACAATTTAACAAGTTCTGAAGCTAGAACATGTGTTTTCTTGATAAAGATAGAAACATCCAAAACTGCTAAAGTGACACCAAGAACCAACATGTCATATGACATTAAAAGCTCTGATTTATTCTCCATCCATTGCCAACACTCTTTTCCTAGCTTCTGCTGCGGCATAAACTAGCCAAAGATCCATCATTATAACTAACAACAGCCTAATAGTTCTTGACATTTTCTAAACCCATGGTTGTGTGGGCACGGGTGACTCTCACAATGGCCAAATGTCAGGCATATCACTCTGCAGATTCAACGCATTCAAAAAACAACAAAAATGCTTCCAAAAGAAATGAAAACAAGGTAAACAAGCAGTTTTATTTGTAGCAAAAGATTATCttcttgaagaaatgaaaattgaattttgtttcagtATATGTTAATTGTATGACGAACGAATCAAAGTTCTAATCTTGTTTATCATACTTCTGCATCAAAATCAACAAGCGAACTCACTGTGTGCGCATCAGGGTCGATGGCGGTGCAGCGGGCGAGGAAGAAGTACGAATCGGGGGCGGTGGAGATAGCCGGCTGGATGCGACCGATGGGCTCCGCGACAGAGCGGAACTCGAGGGTGCCGACGCAGGTGGAGGCGAGGAGCGGGGTGAAGACCATGTGGTTCCGTGGGGAGACGCAGACGATGTCGTAGAGGCCGGCATCGACGCTCTTCATCAGCCTGCATCCCGCCCAACCGGTCCCCAGCACCACTAACCTCGGCTTGTCCAGGCCGGGACTCGTGGGCCCGAGTCCCGCGTGGAAGGCGGATCCGGAGGAGCTGAAGCCTGCCAAACCCGGATCGGCGGAGATCGTAGAAGTGAATCGATTCGCCGGCTTCCATATGGAGGAGGAGCGGGAGAGGCGAGTGAAGCTTCGGACCCAAgccatcaagagagagagagagagagagagagagagagagtgccgtGAGGGATCGGATTTGAAGGAAGGGGACGGGGGGCGGCGGAGATAGTGGCGGCAAGACGGTGGTCAGACACAGAGCGCAAGTTAGTTGGATCTGTTGGGGAGTGAGAAAAGTGGATGGTGGATGGATGGACAGAGATCGACCGATCGCATGATTCACGGAGAGATGGATCAGATATCGGTCAACTCCGACTGCGTATTCTGCAATTTTGGGTCCCTccaaaatcgataatattaatttatatatataataataataatatttgatgGAGGCATAAATTAATTTAGATAACAttcgattaaaaaataataataatagaaaattCAAGAAAAGAAACTTTGAATCATGAGATGTTTCTCATACACATTTAGCCCACAGAATCAATCTCATGATATGATCGAATATTATTTTCCTATATCGAATATAGTAAATATTAACCTTCACAAAGCTGTTTTTAGTGATTCGAGTagaaaaataaaggataaaaaagtGCACAAAAATAGGGGTGAAATCTTTGAGTAATAATAGTAATAGTCGTATTCTCAAATTGGATTGGACTATGCTTTTAGGTTCAGTTTCATGTGTTTGGCTCTTTCCATAGTAGTTTAAGCTTTTAGAATTAATCATCACtcaatcaaaatctttatcataaCAAATACTCCAAAAATCATTTTGCCCTTCTTTGTTCCAATTTCCAACTCTTATAAAAGATATTTTCATGCTAAAACACTCAATGGAAAGATCTAGTACAAAGATGTTATTTACTTAGGTCTATTCATCAAATCTGATTAGTATTTGTGCTTTTGATGTTCTTCCCaaaaatcattcaaaatatatcaacTAGTTTTAATCAGTAAATGCTTTGATCTCTTGATAGAGATATCTTGAAATCAAATCTCGTTTTTACAACTTATCATTTGAACAAAAAAGATTATTTTCTTGATGTCCTGTGAGCTTATCATAATATTGTACACTTAATTTGATTAACCAAGTCACACTCTCTAGCATCAATGTCTTCTGCACAGTTAGTATTATTAATAAATCAGATTATGATACAATCATCTCAAATGGAACACTAAAGGCAACTCAGCATTTATACTAGCATCCTCTAACCAAAAGCCAAAACCACTCCCACATTTGTTCACTGAGGTACACAAGGAAGAACAAGAAGCTGTGGCTACAGGAGCAACAGTCATTGAACCCAAAAACCAATCCCACACTTGGATACAAATAGGACAATTTGTAGCTATGCTGTATCAGCACACTACCACCAAGGCTTCTCCGCAACTTGAGCAGGCCATCTGATCCCTCCATTGCTGCTTGTTACACCCTCTTCTTGGTAGCTACTTCTGTCGATGAGGCAATATCTATCTTCACAGGCCATGAATGCCGCCTGGTCCTTGCAGAAGACAATACATTGCTCTTCGCCACTGCTGGGAAAGATAAATGCTTTTTTCCTAATGAGATGGATCCCTTCTCGGAAGTCTCAGGTTGACAACTTTGTGTTCCATGGAACCGTGACCTGGCTCGAGCTGATTTCGTGAGTGCCATGTAGCTCGGAGTGGTCGGTGAGCTCACCAGACTCTCACCACCCGTCATCAATGGCCCTGCAATGCTGTGCCGCCTCCGCCGTTGCTCAGGCTGAAAGCTCGGCTTGCTCCTCGGGTCACTGTCTACGGAGCACTGACCATCTCTTGGGCTCACCGATTTCTTCGTGCTTGCAGTCGATGGTGTCTTGGAGCGCGGTGTTGCCGGTGACTCTTGGCTGGAAGACTGGCTCGACTTCTGAGCTACTGATGGGGTGCAGTCCAAGCTCGTGTCGCGATGTTTCCTTGTCTGTGCCATGACGTTGCAGTTGGAACTGTCGGTGAAGGCACGGTCATTGATTTCCATCGCGCTGTTGTTCGGTGTTGCTGCCATCCACTGTGCCAACCAGCCCCATCCCCATTGTGGGTTGCTTGGCTGTGTGTGCAGGGATCTAGTAGAGCTCTTCCACTGTGCCAGAGAAAATGCATAGAATCATGTTTGCAGTACAGGGTGCAAACACAAAGACCAGTAGAAAGTAGTGTAGTGAAGACACTTGAGAACTGAAATAACAAGGGCGATGGGTGTATCTGCTGTAGAGAATACAAGAAGAAAAGACCAGTAGGAAGAGCAGCGAATAACAAGATGGACAAATTCACAAACAAAACCGATGGTTTTACCATGACAATGCTAGTGCAGTGAAAAAACTCGAGAACTGGATTAGCAAGGACACTGGATCTCTAAGCAGCACAGAATACAAGAACAAAGAATAATAAGATTGCCTAGTTTGGAGAATATTAATTAGCATCATGTCTCATCTAAGAGCTTAAACATTTAGATACAATTAAAttgaaaaaaatttaagaaaacatGACCAATAAATGATAGTGCAGTGGAGAAACTTGAGAACTGAAATATAGCAAGAATAACGGATGTGCATTGAAGAGTCGAAATGCCCACTACCTGATGAGAAAATGCATAAGCTAGTGCCCTTTCTCTTCTTACAGCAGCTTCTTGTTTGTTCAAAAGTTTTGTTTCAGCTTGCTCTTTGGATTGAGCACTATCATTCCATCCCTCTCCAATCTGTCACCAGGAATTAACCATTAG
The window above is part of the Musa acuminata AAA Group cultivar baxijiao chromosome BXJ2-6, Cavendish_Baxijiao_AAA, whole genome shotgun sequence genome. Proteins encoded here:
- the LOC103971082 gene encoding protein IQ-DOMAIN 3; translated protein: MVREGQWFTAVKRALVPQCCQSDLGRSIGKSKLSDSLLSKELEANAAQPLLSALVEDVELTAKEDEHSKHAYSVALASAVAAEAAVVAAQAAAEVIRLTTLTTRLTGKSRREIAATKIQAVFRGYLARRSWRALRGLLRLRRLVDKSAVKSQTTNTLQCLQMLARVQTQLHSRRNSMTDQNQALQGHLQRKCGKQPVVKIGEGWNDSAQSKEQAETKLLNKQEAAVRRERALAYAFSHQWKSSTRSLHTQPSNPQWGWGWLAQWMAATPNNSAMEINDRAFTDSSNCNVMAQTRKHRDTSLDCTPSVAQKSSQSSSQESPATPRSKTPSTASTKKSVSPRDGQCSVDSDPRSKPSFQPEQRRRRHSIAGPLMTGGESLVSSPTTPSYMALTKSARARSRFHGTQSCQPETSEKGSISLGKKHLSFPAVAKSNVLSSARTRRHSWPVKIDIASSTEVATKKRV